The following proteins are encoded in a genomic region of Lachnospiraceae bacterium KM106-2:
- a CDS encoding flagellin protein FlaA — protein MRINHNISALKATSLLNRNNSAMEKNIEKLSSGYKINRAADDGAGMAISKKMRLQIRALDQASQNSADGISVIQTAEGALNEVTSMLQRMRELSVQAANGSYTLSDRETIQKEIDQLNSEIQRVSESTEFNTKTLLDGSLDRKTYTNNASVEVSYTSDAVKAGAYSVKVNQAPEKAAVVGGTLTNTATNISATEAGVITINGEQITINEGDTMTEVYERIRLAGDSMGIDVYPTDGTSKTSLADGAKLKFETKQYGSSESVSITTENAALAAKLGLSTTNSAAGKDVKLTLNSPLDDTATVKTDGGIATITDLNGVEIQLQVKSDVGTGTVNFNVLDAGSLVLQVGAANKQTLEINLPRVDCATLGLENLNVCTEKSATKSINKIDDAISKVTDIRAKLGAYQNRLDHAVNNLDTVSLNLDEALSRITDTDMAKEMTKYTQNQVLVQAGSSVLAQANELPQTVLSLLQG, from the coding sequence ATGAGAATTAATCATAATATTTCAGCATTAAAAGCAACGAGTCTTCTTAATAGAAATAATTCAGCAATGGAAAAGAATATCGAAAAATTATCTTCAGGATATAAGATTAATCGCGCAGCGGATGATGGTGCTGGTATGGCAATCTCTAAAAAGATGAGATTACAAATTAGAGCTTTAGATCAAGCTTCTCAAAACTCTGCAGATGGTATTTCTGTTATTCAAACTGCAGAGGGTGCGTTAAATGAAGTAACTTCAATGCTTCAGAGAATGAGAGAATTATCTGTTCAGGCAGCAAATGGTTCTTATACATTATCAGATAGAGAAACTATTCAAAAAGAGATCGATCAGCTAAACTCCGAAATACAAAGAGTATCTGAATCTACTGAATTTAATACAAAGACCTTATTAGATGGTAGTTTGGATCGTAAGACATACACCAATAATGCAAGTGTTGAAGTATCCTATACTTCAGATGCAGTTAAAGCAGGAGCATATTCTGTCAAAGTTAATCAAGCACCGGAAAAGGCAGCAGTAGTAGGAGGTACTTTGACAAATACAGCGACTAATATTTCAGCTACTGAAGCAGGAGTTATCACAATTAATGGTGAACAGATCACAATTAATGAAGGTGATACAATGACTGAAGTTTATGAAAGAATTCGTTTAGCTGGAGATTCTATGGGAATCGATGTATATCCAACAGATGGTACTTCTAAAACTTCATTAGCAGATGGAGCTAAATTAAAGTTTGAGACTAAACAATATGGATCATCTGAAAGTGTAAGTATTACTACAGAGAATGCAGCATTAGCAGCAAAATTAGGACTTTCAACAACTAACTCAGCAGCAGGTAAGGATGTAAAACTTACTTTAAATTCACCTTTAGATGATACAGCAACTGTAAAAACGGATGGTGGAATTGCTACTATTACAGATTTGAATGGCGTTGAAATTCAATTACAGGTAAAGAGTGATGTAGGAACTGGAACTGTTAATTTTAATGTATTAGATGCAGGAAGCTTGGTATTACAAGTAGGAGCTGCGAATAAGCAAACTTTAGAAATCAATCTTCCTAGAGTAGATTGTGCTACATTAGGTCTTGAGAACCTAAATGTATGTACTGAAAAATCTGCAACAAAGTCAATTAATAAAATTGATGATGCAATTTCAAAGGTAACAGATATCAGAGCAAAACTTGGTGCATACCAAAATCGTTTAGATCATGCTGTAAATAACTTAGATACTGTAAGTTTAAACTTAGATGAAGCATTATCAAGAATTACAGATACAGATATGGCAAAGGAAATGACTAAATATACACAGAATCAAGTTTTAGTACAAGCTGGATCTTCTGTTCTTGCGCAGGCAAATGAGCTTCCTCAGACCGTATTATCATTATTACAGGGTTAA
- a CDS encoding Flp pilus assembly protein TadB: MTDYRKYEFTKKELVLNLTISLAITSFLAEIFYRSLIAVILLSPVSVIILKYRKKQLKEKRLWELNLEFREAINCLSSSLASGYSIENSFSRSVQDLRLLYEEDCMIIREFEYIIYQLQTNITIEAALSQFAERTELEDINNFTEVFVTAKRTGGDIIKIIQSTSKNIGDKIDVKRNVITLITSKKLEANIMSIVPIGIILYMWLSMPGFLDPMYHNILGIIVMTIVMIVYMIAYFWGQRLMNIQV, from the coding sequence ATGACTGATTATAGGAAATATGAATTCACAAAAAAGGAGCTAGTATTGAATCTGACTATTTCATTAGCGATAACATCATTCTTAGCTGAGATCTTTTATAGGAGTTTGATAGCTGTGATTTTGTTATCACCGGTTAGTGTTATTATTTTGAAATATCGAAAGAAACAGCTGAAAGAAAAGCGTCTTTGGGAGTTGAATCTAGAGTTTAGAGAAGCAATCAATTGTTTATCTTCTTCGCTTGCATCAGGTTATTCTATTGAGAACTCATTTAGTCGGTCCGTACAAGATCTACGATTACTTTATGAAGAAGATTGTATGATTATAAGAGAATTTGAATATATCATATATCAATTACAAACTAACATAACGATAGAGGCTGCATTAAGCCAGTTTGCAGAAAGAACAGAATTAGAGGATATTAATAATTTTACGGAGGTTTTTGTTACTGCTAAAAGGACAGGAGGAGATATTATTAAAATCATTCAGTCTACTAGTAAAAATATTGGTGATAAAATCGACGTAAAGCGAAATGTGATTACGTTGATCACTAGTAAGAAATTAGAAGCCAATATTATGTCTATTGTACCAATTGGAATCATTTTGTATATGTGGCTAAGTATGCCGGGATTTTTAGATCCAATGTATCATAATATTTTAGGAATTATAGTTATGACCATAGTTATGATTGTTTATATGATAGCGTATTTTTGGGGTCAGAGACTAATGAATATCCAGGTGTAA
- a CDS encoding MinD family ATPase from ParA/SOJ subfamily — protein sequence MRKNLFAVFDHDIAYAKSFVHYLLKYKKINKEVILFTSLEQLMKYMEESYIEVLLISERAVQLLPENNVKQIIILSEDQKQEEGELLYIYKYQSVEMIIERLDKMLKDILESSIREDRMETVTNTKVFGIYSPSGGALCVTVGLALAKAISEEKRILLLDCETFSGFPIERNYTDYYSMSDLIYYAKNKKEEIWKLVKEKLYCMENIDVLIPVQHYKDLLEVTQEDITFFMKQISTDSMYDLIFICIDFYTDFTKRLLDHCSKVFIPTSDQVYMKNKETAFFQMLKLDEEENLDKYIAVYIPQPYVISPDIQVYSQGKEILNALSVIKSA from the coding sequence TTGAGAAAAAATTTATTTGCAGTTTTTGATCACGATATAGCATACGCAAAGAGTTTTGTTCACTATTTGCTAAAGTACAAGAAGATAAATAAAGAGGTGATCTTATTTACTTCGCTGGAGCAGTTAATGAAGTATATGGAAGAGTCTTATATTGAGGTTTTACTCATTTCAGAACGTGCAGTCCAGCTATTGCCTGAGAATAATGTAAAACAGATTATTATCTTAAGCGAAGATCAAAAGCAGGAGGAGGGGGAGCTATTATACATATATAAATATCAGTCAGTAGAGATGATAATCGAGAGATTAGATAAAATGCTGAAGGATATTTTAGAGAGTAGTATTAGAGAGGATAGAATGGAGACGGTTACAAATACAAAAGTATTTGGTATTTATTCACCGTCGGGAGGAGCATTGTGTGTTACGGTTGGCTTAGCGTTAGCTAAAGCAATTAGTGAGGAGAAGCGAATCTTGCTGTTGGATTGTGAGACTTTTTCTGGATTCCCAATAGAAAGAAATTATACCGATTACTATAGCATGTCAGATTTAATCTATTATGCTAAAAATAAAAAGGAAGAGATATGGAAATTAGTAAAAGAAAAGCTTTATTGTATGGAAAATATAGATGTACTAATTCCAGTGCAGCATTATAAAGACTTATTAGAAGTTACTCAAGAAGACATTACTTTTTTTATGAAGCAGATATCAACGGATAGCATGTATGATCTAATATTTATTTGTATTGATTTTTATACTGATTTTACAAAGAGATTACTGGATCATTGTTCAAAGGTATTTATACCAACATCGGATCAGGTATATATGAAGAACAAGGAAACTGCCTTTTTTCAAATGTTAAAGCTAGATGAGGAGGAAAATTTAGATAAGTATATAGCTGTTTATATACCACAGCCTTATGTGATAAGTCCTGATATTCAAGTGTATAGTCAGGGAAAAGAAATATTGAATGCTTTGTCAGTAATAAAATCAGCATGA
- a CDS encoding type II/IV secretion system ATP hydrolase TadA/VirB11/CpaF, TadA subfamily: MQSDEELQMEIKEIVLERMDLTKDIKDEEVLNIIDDVIIEKGKRTFIQVQIKNRLRYMVFNAIRRLDLLQELIDDKDITEIMVNGPENIFIEKNGKLTKWDKHFDSKEKYEDIIQQIVSRANRAVNEANPIVDARLMDGSRVNVVMEPIAIDGTTLTIRKFPEHPMTVEQLLLYKSINQEVAHLLEQLVIAKYNIFISGGTGSGKTTFLNALSNFIPCDERIITIEDSAELQIRNIPNLVRLEVRNSNVEGKNGISIRDLIKSSLRMRPDRIIVGEVRDGAAIDMLTALNTGHDGSLSTGHANSPRDMLSRLETLVLLNSEIPLLAVRKQIASAIDIIVHLGRLRDKSRHVLEIVEVLDCVDNEIKINPLYEFKEKGVDAEGRIEGELVRTDYRLNNTEKLSRAGVRIYD; encoded by the coding sequence TTGCAGTCGGATGAAGAGTTACAGATGGAGATTAAAGAAATTGTATTAGAGCGAATGGACTTAACAAAGGATATTAAAGATGAGGAAGTCCTCAATATAATAGATGATGTTATTATTGAAAAAGGGAAAAGAACTTTTATACAAGTTCAAATTAAGAACCGTTTGCGATATATGGTTTTTAATGCTATTAGGCGGCTCGATCTTCTACAAGAATTAATTGACGATAAGGACATAACTGAAATTATGGTTAATGGCCCCGAAAATATTTTTATTGAGAAAAACGGAAAATTGACAAAATGGGATAAGCATTTTGATTCAAAAGAAAAGTATGAGGATATCATACAACAGATTGTATCAAGGGCAAATCGTGCAGTAAACGAAGCCAATCCAATTGTCGATGCCAGGCTAATGGACGGATCTCGAGTTAATGTCGTAATGGAACCAATTGCAATAGATGGCACTACATTAACGATTCGTAAGTTCCCTGAGCATCCAATGACAGTAGAGCAATTACTTTTATATAAATCGATTAATCAAGAGGTTGCCCATCTTTTAGAGCAACTAGTAATTGCAAAATACAATATTTTTATATCTGGTGGAACCGGTTCTGGTAAGACCACATTCTTAAACGCATTATCTAATTTTATTCCATGTGATGAACGTATTATAACAATTGAAGATTCAGCAGAGTTACAAATTAGAAATATTCCAAATCTAGTACGCTTGGAGGTGAGAAATAGTAACGTAGAAGGCAAGAATGGAATTAGTATCCGGGATTTGATTAAATCATCTTTGCGAATGAGACCAGATCGGATCATAGTAGGTGAAGTCCGAGATGGAGCCGCAATTGATATGCTGACTGCGCTTAATACTGGTCATGATGGATCATTAAGTACTGGTCATGCAAATTCTCCTAGAGATATGTTAAGTAGGTTGGAGACATTGGTATTATTGAATTCTGAGATTCCCTTATTAGCAGTAAGAAAGCAAATTGCAAGTGCAATTGATATTATTGTTCATTTAGGACGATTACGAGATAAATCAAGACATGTTCTTGAAATAGTTGAGGTATTAGACTGTGTGGATAACGAGATAAAGATTAACCCTTTATATGAGTTTAAAGAGAAAGGAGTGGATGCAGAAGGAAGAATAGAGGGTGAGTTAGTACGAACAGATTATCGGTTGAATAATACAGAAAAGTTAAGCAGGGCGGGGGTGAGGATATATGACTGA